A region from the Sandaracinus amylolyticus genome encodes:
- a CDS encoding tetratricopeptide repeat protein: protein MDPRLEEALAAASAAPEDEGRWDELEELAESLQRPDEVGALYREALGRTLPADVAERLGRRAVGFHEEWFGEESPHLVDVLTRVLSLDPGADWALQRATVVLTVRERWTDLLGLYDRALAAASEDWRRTQLLEEASQLAKDFAGQPDRAIDYQTQLLALRPGDAQLVASLERLLERQARWQELIGLWRKRIEGGADDAASLRERIATTFLDHLGDAAATLAESRALIEGGHSIAHAVALLERVLILESASADVRRGALALLRERYESDGKDAEVERILSIALGFGTRDEKIAIHRELGERTATRGDESSSMGHWASLLLLDPGAEDAEQRLRQLAASTGAHERHADALVAAAEAAYEPARRMTLLLEAGDVRGMAVGDRETAEPLYRRVLGDADASESFQRTAARRLVALLDDAERARDRLDVLEQLAKLENDASERRRVIGQAARLAEELGASDRALALWQARLDADAQDLEALDARIGILEREERWQPLIETLRLRAASPVPGPLQRADLVRLAGVQAERVGDRAGAIETWLEVQSRFGEDVETVDALFRLFTAESRWEEMAAMLERAVRRDEARAADIVVRLADVRREHLADSARAAQGYHQALKLEPRHEGARAGLQALITDPVAKAGAVEGLAEAALRTDDHEALLGLLEHRIEAAAGDRVRVRLLREAAELEESRRSDALAAMRAIRRAFLLVPDDEGLEGELMRLGRASGGWAEVVSALREAIPTVSADAARAAHLHRRAATLLESELGDAPGALSEQLAAFTRDARDGTTAREVVRLGAQLGAWDAVATALVGSVRAHRRIDDALVTQIEAAADQTVAWDALSTETASAMARVQGELEASGERRFGELGRAIETRIAVWHRDRRGDLSSAEAALARALKHEPGHTDTLRELARLQWREPSRALVDTLLSLSEQLEDDLDALHDAAKIALDPVRDVALAKHILGKLYRESVRLWERGNRTRGERPADKTAVWALDELIRIELESDRVEGAIDLLAQGARLPIPATESRAMRRRAGDLAREKLGDEARAMRLYQSIADESLEDAETVDRLAAMYEARKRIPELLALRQRELEGTLTAERRLAVRLDVARLLGRLEAEGGRIEMLRANLSEKPGHDASIDEVASVLESKGRSAELADLLTTQARDVEVADAPRGARLWSMVARLAEERLRDAERAISAHRRVVALDVTTDALDALARLHLERNEAAQAGEWLEKRLEHAKGAERIPLALRLAEARLLAGRNDRAMHALERALSEDRGARDVRERLADLYRRAESWEQLAALLSDGVGHVSDETTQLAFVREAAEIYRKRLDRPELAIPIMERGVQLAPDDQELRSTLAAGLRVAGRLDEAREILEKLASEFGRRRSPERAAVHFQLAQVAHAAGDLKQALEQLDKASSMDLGHPGILKMSGDLAREAGQLDRAERSYRALLLLVRRQASEGHELSVGVSEVLYELSRLATERKQDAQAKELLESAFETASQSTAEAARFTRTLVARGATDLALRTIDMRIAAETDVASRARTLVDRAEIQEKLLGKPEDALGSRLEALELAPGRAASEATRDLAARTGQVTRFVERVRALADRMRRKEDAEVVSDLLMTLGEVTERELRDLATASELYQRVEDLGARTLDAWRALARVASARGDHVEEIRVLRRLVAAGVDTSSFGAEDSIPEDAKVEAFYRIAEVELAEAETLESGIATLSEALAKRPDHARGARILNAAARSFPAHDGVLVLYERAARGSGDAALLLDMLEIKTAREGATIEEVREAIDVATSIDGARAEALLRRGIEVARASADGLAGQLWIPIALASRRLEAGDVTGALEWRRVAAEAAEESGDVDRARSLWREVAEAASQPGGDLALAAATYRRLLESEPNDRALWGPLAEVHGKLRDRAGFDAAIAALLDALLDPSARNELRMAHAAFLLDIVSAEQDGVDVLRAVLDEDPDHLGAAQRLADLFERDGRHEELAELLQRQLDRARDRSDTVAIAALALRMGGLLESAGRREDARDLYRQGLEWAPEDAPLLRAMLTLHGEGDDSHDRAALMERLLAVSTGESAATLALELADVYALLEDGEGVGRALDLGFRAMPSSDALRARLEAWHSDRGDLAGLADTIAFDAAHRSDTSAAVARFREAATLYTQRLDMPERAADILRQAQQLSPSSLTVLGELVAALLACGRPDEAAADVGGALEAHVEADASRAHLLRMRATLRLQSGEGDGAIVDLEEAYTIDPRSTYAELIDALERRRREVDRDSERPLTMRLASVLQENGDPARSRDVLAEWADREPSDLEALRTLRVIDTVNGRFEEVVRHCARLVEIEQGEAQVEAVLALADAATRIGAPHEARPGLERVHHDQPSDGRVRDALRTMYEQSQAWAELAGILLADAAGTSDVEARWAALRRAGELLVYEVQDPARAIDPLREALSIKEDEQDVVVVLSDAMIGAGALAEAVELLQNAIGASRRRRSPALAMMQLRMARIAGLSGDQQTQLEWLKVALESDKTNGAIAAELAELAMALGDDGTAMNALKVVTLQKTPGPMSKAVAFLRQAQIAHRAGDHQKAVLWARRARIEDGELHEAEEFLRGIGES from the coding sequence ATGGATCCGCGACTCGAGGAGGCGCTCGCGGCCGCGAGCGCGGCGCCGGAGGACGAAGGGCGTTGGGACGAGCTCGAGGAGCTCGCCGAGTCGCTCCAGAGGCCCGACGAGGTCGGTGCGCTGTATCGCGAAGCGCTCGGGCGCACGCTTCCGGCGGACGTCGCCGAGCGGCTCGGACGTCGCGCGGTCGGCTTCCACGAAGAGTGGTTCGGCGAGGAGTCGCCGCACCTCGTCGACGTGCTCACGCGCGTGCTCTCGCTCGACCCCGGCGCGGACTGGGCGCTGCAGCGCGCGACCGTCGTGCTCACGGTGCGCGAGCGCTGGACCGACCTCCTCGGCCTCTACGATCGCGCGCTCGCCGCGGCGTCCGAGGACTGGCGGCGCACGCAGCTCCTCGAGGAGGCCTCGCAGCTCGCGAAGGACTTCGCGGGACAGCCCGACCGCGCGATCGACTACCAGACGCAGCTGCTCGCGCTCCGCCCCGGCGACGCGCAGCTGGTCGCCTCGCTCGAGCGCCTCCTCGAGCGGCAGGCGCGCTGGCAGGAGCTGATCGGCCTGTGGCGCAAGCGCATCGAGGGCGGCGCCGACGACGCCGCCTCCCTCCGCGAGCGCATCGCGACGACGTTCCTCGATCACCTCGGCGACGCGGCCGCGACGCTCGCGGAGTCGCGCGCGCTGATCGAAGGAGGCCACTCGATCGCGCACGCCGTCGCGCTGCTCGAGCGCGTGCTGATCCTCGAGAGCGCGAGCGCCGACGTGCGCCGTGGCGCGCTCGCGCTGCTCCGCGAGCGCTACGAGAGCGACGGCAAGGACGCGGAGGTCGAGCGCATCCTCTCCATCGCGCTCGGCTTCGGCACCCGCGACGAGAAGATCGCGATCCACCGCGAGCTCGGCGAGCGCACCGCGACGCGCGGTGACGAGAGCAGCTCGATGGGCCACTGGGCCTCGCTGCTCCTCCTCGATCCCGGTGCGGAGGACGCCGAGCAGCGGCTGCGTCAGCTCGCGGCGTCGACCGGCGCGCACGAGCGCCACGCCGACGCGCTCGTCGCCGCGGCGGAGGCGGCGTACGAGCCCGCGCGGCGCATGACGCTGCTCCTCGAAGCGGGCGACGTGCGCGGCATGGCGGTCGGCGATCGCGAGACGGCCGAGCCGCTCTATCGCCGCGTGCTCGGCGACGCCGACGCGAGCGAGTCGTTCCAGCGCACCGCCGCGCGTCGCCTCGTCGCGCTGCTCGATGACGCGGAGCGCGCGCGCGATCGCCTCGACGTCCTCGAGCAGCTCGCGAAGCTCGAGAACGACGCGTCGGAGCGCCGTCGCGTGATCGGGCAGGCCGCGCGCCTCGCGGAGGAGCTCGGCGCATCGGATCGCGCGCTCGCGCTCTGGCAGGCGCGTCTCGACGCGGACGCGCAGGACCTCGAGGCGCTCGACGCGCGCATCGGGATCCTCGAGCGCGAGGAGCGCTGGCAGCCGCTGATCGAGACGCTGCGCCTGCGCGCCGCGTCGCCGGTGCCCGGCCCGCTGCAGCGCGCCGATCTCGTGCGGCTCGCGGGCGTGCAGGCGGAACGCGTCGGCGATCGCGCGGGCGCCATCGAGACCTGGCTCGAGGTGCAGTCGCGCTTCGGCGAGGACGTCGAGACCGTCGACGCGCTGTTCCGGCTCTTCACCGCGGAGTCGCGCTGGGAGGAGATGGCCGCGATGCTCGAGCGCGCGGTGCGCCGCGACGAAGCGCGCGCCGCCGACATCGTGGTGCGCCTCGCCGACGTGCGCCGCGAGCACCTCGCGGACAGCGCGCGCGCCGCGCAGGGCTACCACCAGGCGCTCAAGCTCGAGCCGCGCCACGAGGGCGCGCGCGCCGGCCTGCAGGCGCTGATCACCGACCCGGTCGCGAAGGCGGGCGCGGTCGAGGGCCTCGCCGAGGCCGCGCTGCGCACCGACGATCACGAGGCGCTGCTCGGTCTGCTCGAGCACCGCATCGAAGCGGCAGCGGGCGATCGCGTGCGCGTGCGCCTGCTCCGCGAAGCGGCGGAGCTCGAGGAGTCGCGTCGCAGCGATGCGCTCGCCGCGATGCGCGCCATCCGTCGCGCGTTCCTGCTCGTCCCCGACGACGAGGGCCTCGAGGGCGAGCTGATGCGCCTCGGCCGCGCGTCGGGCGGCTGGGCCGAGGTGGTCTCCGCGCTGCGCGAGGCGATCCCCACGGTGAGCGCGGATGCGGCGCGTGCCGCGCACCTGCATCGTCGCGCGGCCACGCTGCTCGAGTCGGAGCTCGGCGACGCCCCGGGCGCGCTCTCGGAGCAGCTCGCCGCGTTCACGCGCGACGCGCGGGACGGGACGACGGCACGAGAGGTCGTGCGCCTCGGCGCGCAGCTCGGCGCGTGGGACGCGGTCGCGACCGCGCTGGTCGGCTCGGTGCGCGCGCATCGCCGCATCGACGACGCGCTGGTCACGCAGATCGAGGCCGCCGCGGATCAGACGGTGGCGTGGGACGCGCTGTCGACCGAGACCGCGTCGGCGATGGCGCGTGTGCAGGGCGAGCTCGAGGCGTCGGGCGAGCGTCGCTTCGGCGAGCTCGGGCGCGCGATCGAGACGCGCATCGCGGTGTGGCACCGCGATCGTCGCGGTGATCTCTCGTCGGCGGAGGCCGCGCTCGCGCGCGCGCTGAAGCACGAGCCCGGTCACACCGACACGCTGCGCGAGCTCGCGCGCCTCCAGTGGCGCGAGCCGAGCCGCGCGCTCGTCGACACGCTGCTCTCGCTCTCCGAGCAGCTCGAGGACGATCTCGACGCGCTGCACGACGCCGCGAAGATCGCGCTCGATCCGGTGCGCGACGTCGCGCTCGCGAAGCACATCCTCGGCAAGCTGTATCGCGAGTCGGTGCGCCTCTGGGAGCGCGGCAACCGCACGCGTGGCGAGCGTCCCGCGGACAAGACGGCGGTCTGGGCGCTCGACGAGCTGATCCGGATCGAGCTCGAGTCGGATCGCGTCGAGGGCGCGATCGATCTCCTCGCGCAGGGCGCGCGCCTTCCGATCCCCGCGACCGAGTCGCGTGCGATGCGCCGTCGCGCCGGTGACCTCGCGCGCGAGAAGCTCGGCGACGAGGCGCGCGCGATGCGCCTCTACCAGTCGATCGCCGACGAGTCGCTCGAGGACGCCGAGACCGTCGATCGCCTCGCCGCGATGTACGAGGCGCGCAAGCGCATCCCCGAGCTCCTCGCGCTCCGCCAGCGCGAGCTCGAGGGCACGCTGACCGCGGAGCGTCGCCTCGCGGTGCGTCTCGACGTCGCGCGCCTGCTCGGACGTCTCGAGGCCGAGGGCGGCCGCATCGAGATGCTGCGCGCGAACCTCTCGGAGAAGCCCGGTCACGACGCGTCGATCGACGAGGTCGCGTCGGTGCTCGAGAGCAAGGGCCGGAGCGCGGAGCTCGCGGATCTGCTCACGACGCAGGCACGCGACGTCGAGGTGGCGGACGCGCCGCGTGGCGCGCGCCTCTGGTCGATGGTCGCGCGCCTCGCCGAGGAGCGCCTCCGGGACGCGGAGCGCGCGATCTCCGCGCATCGCCGCGTCGTCGCGCTCGACGTGACCACCGATGCGCTCGACGCGCTCGCGCGCTTGCACCTCGAGCGCAACGAGGCGGCGCAGGCGGGCGAGTGGCTCGAGAAGCGCCTCGAGCACGCGAAGGGCGCCGAGCGCATCCCGCTCGCGCTGCGCCTCGCCGAGGCGCGTCTGCTCGCGGGCCGCAACGATCGCGCGATGCACGCGCTCGAGCGCGCGCTCTCCGAGGATCGCGGCGCGCGCGACGTGCGCGAGCGCCTCGCGGATCTCTATCGTCGCGCCGAGAGCTGGGAGCAGCTCGCCGCGCTGCTCAGCGACGGCGTCGGCCACGTGAGCGACGAGACGACGCAGCTCGCGTTCGTGCGCGAGGCCGCGGAGATCTACCGCAAGCGCCTCGACCGCCCCGAGCTCGCGATCCCGATCATGGAGCGCGGCGTCCAGCTCGCGCCCGACGATCAGGAGCTGCGCAGCACGCTCGCCGCCGGCCTGCGCGTCGCGGGTCGCCTCGACGAGGCGCGCGAGATCCTCGAGAAGCTCGCGTCGGAGTTCGGCCGTCGTCGCTCGCCCGAGCGCGCGGCGGTGCACTTCCAGCTCGCGCAGGTCGCGCACGCGGCGGGCGATCTCAAGCAGGCGCTCGAGCAGCTCGACAAGGCGTCGAGCATGGACCTCGGGCACCCCGGGATCCTCAAGATGTCGGGCGATCTCGCGCGCGAGGCGGGCCAGCTCGATCGCGCCGAGCGCTCGTACCGCGCGCTGCTGCTCCTCGTGCGGCGCCAGGCGAGCGAGGGCCACGAGCTCTCGGTCGGCGTGAGCGAGGTGCTCTACGAGCTCTCGCGGCTCGCGACCGAGCGCAAGCAGGACGCGCAGGCGAAGGAGCTCCTCGAGTCGGCGTTCGAGACGGCATCGCAGTCGACCGCCGAGGCGGCGCGCTTCACGCGCACCCTCGTCGCGCGCGGCGCGACCGATCTCGCGCTCCGCACGATCGACATGCGCATCGCCGCGGAGACCGACGTCGCGAGCCGCGCGCGCACGCTCGTCGATCGCGCCGAGATCCAGGAGAAGCTGCTCGGCAAGCCCGAGGACGCGCTCGGCTCGCGCCTCGAGGCGCTCGAGCTGGCGCCCGGTCGTGCCGCGAGCGAGGCGACGCGCGATCTCGCGGCGCGCACCGGCCAGGTGACCCGCTTCGTCGAGCGCGTGCGCGCCCTCGCGGATCGCATGCGCCGCAAGGAGGACGCCGAGGTCGTCTCGGATCTCCTCATGACGCTCGGCGAGGTCACGGAGCGCGAGCTGCGCGATCTCGCGACGGCCAGCGAGCTCTACCAGCGCGTCGAGGATCTCGGCGCGCGCACCCTCGACGCATGGCGCGCGCTCGCGCGCGTCGCGTCGGCGCGCGGCGATCACGTCGAGGAGATCCGCGTGCTGCGCCGGCTCGTCGCGGCGGGCGTCGACACCTCGTCGTTCGGCGCCGAGGACTCGATCCCCGAGGACGCGAAGGTCGAGGCGTTCTATCGCATCGCGGAGGTCGAGCTCGCGGAGGCGGAGACGCTCGAGAGCGGCATCGCGACGCTCTCCGAGGCGCTCGCGAAGAGGCCCGATCACGCGCGCGGCGCGCGCATCCTGAACGCCGCGGCGCGCTCGTTCCCGGCGCACGACGGCGTGCTCGTGCTGTACGAGCGTGCGGCGCGCGGCAGCGGTGACGCCGCGCTGCTCCTCGACATGCTCGAGATCAAGACGGCGCGCGAAGGCGCGACGATCGAGGAAGTGCGCGAGGCCATCGACGTCGCGACGTCGATCGACGGCGCGCGTGCCGAGGCGCTCCTGCGGCGCGGCATCGAGGTCGCGCGCGCGAGCGCGGACGGCCTCGCAGGCCAGCTGTGGATCCCGATCGCGCTCGCGTCGCGCCGGCTCGAGGCGGGCGACGTGACGGGCGCGCTCGAGTGGCGTCGCGTCGCCGCGGAAGCGGCGGAGGAATCGGGCGACGTCGATCGCGCGCGCTCGCTCTGGCGCGAGGTCGCGGAGGCCGCGTCGCAGCCGGGGGGCGACCTCGCGCTCGCGGCGGCGACGTATCGCCGGCTCCTCGAGAGCGAGCCCAACGATCGCGCGCTCTGGGGCCCGCTCGCAGAGGTGCACGGCAAGCTGCGCGACCGCGCGGGCTTCGACGCCGCGATCGCCGCGCTGCTCGACGCGCTGCTCGACCCGAGCGCGCGCAACGAGCTGCGCATGGCGCACGCGGCGTTCCTGCTCGACATCGTGAGCGCCGAGCAGGACGGCGTGGACGTGCTCCGCGCGGTGCTCGACGAGGATCCCGATCACCTCGGCGCCGCGCAGCGCCTCGCGGATCTCTTCGAGCGCGACGGGCGCCACGAGGAGCTCGCGGAGCTGCTGCAGCGTCAGCTCGATCGCGCGCGTGATCGCTCGGACACCGTCGCCATCGCGGCGCTCGCGCTGCGCATGGGCGGGCTGCTCGAGTCCGCCGGACGTCGCGAGGATGCTCGCGACCTCTACCGCCAGGGCCTCGAGTGGGCGCCCGAGGACGCGCCGCTGCTGCGCGCGATGCTCACGCTGCACGGCGAGGGCGACGACTCGCACGATCGCGCTGCGCTGATGGAGCGGCTGCTCGCGGTCAGCACCGGCGAGAGCGCGGCGACGCTCGCGCTCGAGCTCGCCGACGTCTACGCGCTGCTCGAGGACGGCGAAGGCGTGGGTCGCGCGCTCGACCTCGGCTTCCGCGCGATGCCGTCGAGCGACGCGCTGCGCGCGCGGCTCGAGGCGTGGCACTCGGATCGCGGCGACCTCGCCGGGCTCGCCGATACGATCGCGTTCGACGCCGCGCATCGCAGCGACACGAGCGCGGCGGTCGCGCGCTTCCGCGAGGCCGCGACGCTCTACACGCAGCGCCTCGACATGCCCGAGCGCGCGGCCGACATCCTGCGCCAGGCGCAGCAGCTCTCTCCGAGCAGCCTCACGGTGCTCGGAGAGCTCGTCGCGGCGCTGCTCGCGTGCGGTCGCCCCGACGAGGCCGCGGCCGACGTCGGCGGCGCGCTCGAGGCGCACGTCGAGGCGGACGCGTCGCGCGCTCACCTGCTCCGCATGCGCGCCACGCTGCGCCTGCAGAGCGGGGAGGGCGACGGCGCGATCGTGGACCTCGAGGAGGCGTACACGATCGATCCGCGCTCGACGTACGCCGAGCTGATCGACGCGCTCGAGCGCCGTCGTCGCGAGGTCGATCGCGACTCCGAGCGCCCGCTCACGATGCGCCTCGCGTCGGTGCTCCAAGAGAACGGCGATCCGGCGCGCTCGCGCGACGTGCTCGCGGAGTGGGCGGATCGCGAGCCGAGCGATCTCGAAGCGCTGCGCACGCTGCGCGTGATCGACACCGTGAACGGTCGCTTCGAGGAGGTCGTGCGTCACTGCGCGCGCCTCGTCGAGATCGAGCAGGGCGAGGCCCAGGTCGAGGCGGTGCTCGCGCTCGCCGACGCCGCGACGCGCATCGGCGCGCCGCACGAGGCGCGTCCGGGCCTCGAGCGTGTGCACCACGATCAGCCGAGTGACGGGCGCGTGCGCGACGCGCTCCGCACGATGTACGAGCAGTCGCAGGCGTGGGCCGAGCTCGCGGGGATTCTCCTCGCGGACGCGGCGGGCACGAGCGACGTGGAGGCGCGCTGGGCCGCGCTGCGCCGCGCAGGTGAGCTCCTCGTGTACGAGGTGCAGGATCCGGCGCGCGCGATCGATCCGCTGCGCGAGGCGCTGTCGATCAAGGAGGACGAGCAGGACGTCGTCGTCGTGCTCTCCGACGCGATGATCGGCGCGGGCGCGCTCGCGGAAGCGGTCGAGCTGCTGCAGAACGCGATCGGCGCGTCGCGTCGCCGTCGCTCGCCGGCGCTCGCGATGATGCAGCTGCGCATGGCGCGCATCGCCGGCCTCAGCGGCGATCAGCAGACGCAGCTCGAGTGGCTGAAGGTCGCGCTCGAGTCGGACAAGACGAACGGCGCGATCGCGGCCGAGCTCGCGGAGCTCGCGATGGCGCTCGGCGACGACGGCACGGCGATGAACGCGCTCAAGGTCGTCACGCTGCAGAAGACGCCGGGCCCGATGAGCAAGGCCGTCGCGTTCCTGCGTCAGGCGCAGATCGCGCATCGCGCGGGTGACCACCAGAAGGCCGTGCTCTGGGCGCGCCGCGCGCGCATCGAGGATGGCGAGCTCCACGAAGCCGAAGAGTTCCTCCGCGGCATCGGCGAGAGCTGA
- a CDS encoding SDR family NAD(P)-dependent oxidoreductase, giving the protein MDQGARGPKRVVVLGATSGMGRALARRMAARGDRLHVLGIGDDELARSVADLEIRAGVRSGSIGWSRCDLEKPETFAGALEEAERKLGGLDVVVVTAAMFAAQADLESDPKLTQRLLTIDFTNTVLFCEEAKRRLLARGGGTLCVFSSVAGERGRKPVALYGAAKAGLTRYLEAMDHKHHAEGLRVVTVKPGFVKTGMTAGLKPPPFAGEPEDVAARVMRAIDRGTPEVYAPVAWGPIMGVIRRLPRFVMRRVGF; this is encoded by the coding sequence ATGGATCAAGGAGCGCGCGGACCGAAGCGCGTCGTGGTGCTGGGCGCGACGAGCGGCATGGGGCGCGCGCTGGCGCGACGGATGGCGGCGCGTGGCGATCGACTGCACGTGCTCGGCATCGGCGACGACGAGCTCGCGCGCAGCGTGGCGGACCTCGAGATCCGCGCGGGCGTGCGCTCGGGATCGATCGGATGGTCGCGTTGTGATCTCGAGAAGCCGGAGACGTTCGCGGGCGCGCTCGAGGAGGCGGAGCGCAAGCTCGGCGGGCTCGACGTGGTGGTGGTGACCGCGGCGATGTTCGCGGCGCAGGCGGACCTCGAGAGCGATCCGAAGCTGACGCAGCGGCTCCTGACGATCGACTTCACGAACACCGTGCTGTTCTGCGAGGAAGCGAAGCGTCGTCTGCTCGCGCGCGGCGGCGGCACGCTGTGCGTGTTCAGCTCGGTCGCGGGCGAGCGCGGGCGCAAGCCGGTCGCGCTCTACGGCGCGGCGAAGGCGGGGCTCACGCGGTATCTCGAGGCGATGGATCACAAGCACCACGCCGAGGGGTTGCGCGTGGTGACGGTGAAGCCGGGCTTCGTGAAGACCGGGATGACGGCGGGGCTGAAGCCGCCGCCGTTCGCCGGTGAGCCCGAGGACGTCGCGGCGCGCGTGATGCGCGCGATCGATCGCGGCACGCCCGAGGTCTACGCGCCGGTGGCGTGGGGGCCGATCATGGGCGTGATCCGGCGCCTGCCGCGCTTCGTGATGCGGCGCGTCGGGTTCTGA
- a CDS encoding FAD-binding oxidoreductase encodes MRNGNGSGVSMIEGWGGIGVPGRELRSENLERVTERAVLSRGLGRSYGDSSLPPASVGEVVNTTLADRLLAFDEETGLMRAEAGLSLLALNRIFLPRGWFVPVTPGTQFVTLGGMVASDVHGKEHHVRGCFGEHVTRLKMRVADGRVLWCSDEQHQDLFRATIGGMGLTGHILEVEVRMMRIPTAWILQESRRVDDIDEFIARLKDASHRLPATMGWIDLLTRGKNMGRGTLMAGDFASADVAPKRFPKPLPRVTMPFELPSWTVDRWSVRAFNTAYYWKHLPREMHGIVHWETFFYPLDMIRHWNRMYGARGFTQYQCVLPDSAGPSAPRRLLEILTSRGGASMLCVIKNCGPEGKGILSFPMPGTSIALDIPVRDDTQQLVDALNEFVLREGGRIYLTKDQFTRPEHFRAMEPRLPKFQEIRAKWDPEQRIRSAQSVRLFGDKP; translated from the coding sequence ATGCGGAACGGCAACGGGAGCGGCGTCTCGATGATCGAGGGCTGGGGCGGGATCGGCGTGCCGGGGCGCGAGCTCCGCTCGGAGAACCTGGAGCGCGTGACCGAGCGCGCAGTGCTCAGCCGAGGCCTCGGTCGCTCGTACGGCGACAGCTCGCTCCCGCCTGCGAGCGTGGGCGAGGTCGTCAACACGACGCTCGCCGATCGGCTCCTCGCGTTCGACGAGGAGACGGGCCTGATGCGCGCCGAGGCGGGGCTCTCGCTGCTCGCGCTGAACCGCATCTTCCTGCCGCGCGGATGGTTCGTGCCGGTCACGCCGGGCACGCAGTTCGTCACGCTCGGCGGGATGGTCGCGAGCGACGTGCACGGCAAGGAGCACCACGTGCGTGGCTGCTTCGGCGAGCACGTCACGCGGCTCAAGATGCGCGTCGCGGACGGTCGCGTGCTGTGGTGCAGCGACGAGCAGCACCAGGATCTCTTCCGCGCGACGATCGGCGGCATGGGCCTCACCGGGCACATCCTCGAGGTCGAGGTGCGGATGATGCGCATCCCGACCGCGTGGATCCTCCAGGAGAGCCGCCGCGTCGACGACATCGACGAGTTCATCGCGCGCCTCAAGGACGCGTCGCATCGCCTGCCTGCGACGATGGGCTGGATCGACCTGCTGACGCGCGGGAAGAACATGGGCCGCGGCACGCTGATGGCGGGCGACTTCGCGTCGGCGGACGTCGCGCCGAAGCGCTTCCCGAAGCCGCTGCCGCGCGTGACGATGCCGTTCGAGCTGCCGTCGTGGACGGTGGATCGCTGGTCGGTCCGCGCGTTCAACACGGCGTACTACTGGAAGCACCTGCCGCGCGAGATGCACGGCATCGTGCACTGGGAGACGTTCTTCTATCCGCTCGACATGATCCGGCACTGGAACCGGATGTACGGCGCGCGCGGGTTCACCCAGTACCAGTGCGTGCTCCCGGACTCGGCGGGCCCGAGCGCGCCGCGTCGCCTCCTCGAGATCCTCACGTCCCGCGGCGGCGCGTCGATGCTCTGCGTGATCAAGAATTGCGGGCCCGAGGGCAAGGGCATCCTCTCGTTCCCGATGCCCGGCACGTCGATCGCGCTCGACATCCCGGTGCGCGACGACACGCAGCAGCTCGTGGACGCGCTCAACGAGTTCGTGCTGCGCGAGGGCGGGCGCATCTACCTGACGAAGGATCAGTTCACCCGCCCCGAGCACTTCCGCGCGATGGAGCCGCGCCTGCCGAAGTTCCAGGAGATCCGCGCGAAGTGGGATCCCGAGCAGCGCATCCGCAGCGCGCAGTCCGTTCGTCTGTTCGGCGACAAGCCCTGA
- a CDS encoding LysR family transcriptional regulator, translating to MIDELAHFLLIAEHGTFTEAARHAHLTQPALSASIRRLEERVGARLLSRGRHGATLTASGTAFLPRARATIAAFEDGRRAAREIEGLEAGEVRLGAGATVCTYLLPPIVAAFRRAHPGITFVLRESTTDEALDGLARGHLDLAIVTTKGGERWMTDELVLIAAPGTCDPLSAPFVTFRPGATTRQLVEKSFPDARIVMELGSIAAVKENVRAGVGVALVSRHAVEDDVARGRLVIVDDRRTPIARPLRIVHRGLDRLPPAAAALRAMLLERVRRKR from the coding sequence ATGATCGACGAGCTCGCCCACTTCCTCCTGATCGCGGAGCACGGGACCTTCACCGAGGCCGCGCGGCACGCGCACCTCACGCAGCCCGCGCTCAGCGCGTCGATCCGACGGCTCGAGGAGCGCGTGGGCGCTCGACTGCTCTCGCGCGGACGACACGGCGCGACGCTGACCGCGTCGGGCACCGCGTTCCTGCCGCGCGCCCGCGCGACGATCGCGGCCTTCGAGGACGGTCGCCGCGCCGCGCGCGAGATCGAGGGGCTCGAGGCCGGCGAGGTGCGGCTCGGCGCGGGCGCGACGGTGTGCACGTACCTGTTGCCGCCGATCGTCGCCGCGTTCCGGCGCGCGCACCCGGGCATCACGTTCGTGCTGCGCGAGTCCACGACCGACGAGGCGCTCGACGGGCTCGCGCGCGGGCACCTCGATCTCGCGATCGTGACGACCAAGGGCGGCGAGCGCTGGATGACCGACGAGCTCGTGCTCATCGCCGCGCCCGGGACGTGCGATCCGCTGAGCGCGCCGTTCGTGACGTTCCGTCCGGGCGCGACCACGCGACAGCTCGTCGAGAAGAGCTTCCCCGACGCGCGCATCGTGATGGAGCTCGGATCGATCGCTGCGGTGAAGGAGAACGTGCGCGCCGGCGTGGGCGTCGCCCTCGTGAGCCGACACGCGGTCGAAGACGACGTCGCGCGCGGGCGCCTCGTGATCGTCGACGACCGGCGCACCCCGATCGCGCGGCCGCTGCGCATCGTGCACCGCGGGCTCGATCGCCTTCCTCCCGCGGCCGCCGCGCTCCGCGCGATGTTGCTCGAGCGCGTGCGCCGGAAGCGCTGA